The following is a genomic window from Lysinibacillus sp. G4S2.
CTAGCACTGTCATTAATGTGATTGCTAATAAAATGAACGGGAAAGCAAACAGACCATCCATTGTGCGCATAATGACAGAGTCTAAACGGCCTCCAAAATAACCCGCAACTAATCCTAATAATGTGCCAAATACTGCACCAAACAGTACCGCAGCTATACCAACAACCATTGAAATCCGCGTGCCATAAACTAAACGGCTAAACAAATCACGACCATAGTTATCTGTACCGAGTAAATGTCCATCTGTATTCATCGGTAAAAATGATTTTCCAACAGTCATCTCATTCGGTGGATGGGTTGCAATTAACGGAGCAAAAATGGCTACAATCATCATCATTGCAACAATTATTAAACCGATTGTTGCTAATTTATTTTTTAACAGCTTTCTTAGCAATGTGTTTTTCTTTTTATTAACATTTACAATCGCTTGTACCATCGTTACTTTTGCCCCCCATTCGATTCTAGATTTACTTTTGGATTTACGACTTTATATAAAACATCAACAACTAGATTAATAAGTACAAAGATAAACGCAATAAAAATTACTGTTCCTTGTACAACGACGAAGTCACGCTTATCAATAGCGTCTACGATAAGGCGACCCATACCTGGCCAACTAAAAATAGTTTCAGTTAATACGGCACCACCTAGTAAATTTGAAATTTGCATACCTAGTACAGTTAAGATTGGTGTTAAAGCATTTTTAAATGCATGTTTA
Proteins encoded in this region:
- a CDS encoding ABC transporter permease gives rise to the protein MVQAIVNVNKKKNTLLRKLLKNKLATIGLIIVAMMMIVAIFAPLIATHPPNEMTVGKSFLPMNTDGHLLGTDNYGRDLFSRLVYGTRISMVVGIAAVLFGAVFGTLLGLVAGYFGGRLDSVIMRTMDGLFAFPFILLAITLMTVLGQGLVNVIIAIGIANIPGFARLVRGQVLSVKEEEFIEVTHSLGATHTRIIFSHILPNCLAPLIVYGTMSTAGAIISEAALSFLGLGIQPPTASWGSILKDGKDFLVLNPQMATFSGICILLTVLGINLLGDGLRDALDPKMKV